A section of the Delphinus delphis chromosome 1, mDelDel1.2, whole genome shotgun sequence genome encodes:
- the C1H1orf50 gene encoding uncharacterized protein C1orf50 homolog isoform X2, with the protein MEDAAVVDDAAVVEDAATPGTTQGVIENQGVLSAAGALVELTPTPGGLALVSPYHTHRVGDPLDLVALAEQVQKVLEDARRDADLHHVACNIVKKPGNIYYLYKRESGQRYFSIISPKEWGTGCPHDFLGAYKLQHDLSWTPYEDAEKQDARISIVTKLLSQPVALPPSTEPSIQGFTSTESGL; encoded by the exons ATGGAAGACGCTGCTGTCGTGGATGACGCTGCTGTCGTGGAAGACGCTGCAACGCCCGGGACGACTCAGGGAGTCATAGAAAACCAAGGAGTTCTGTCAGCGGCAG GAGCCCTAGTGGAGCTCACCCCGACCCCTGGCGGCCTGGCCCTGGTGAGCCCCTACCACACCCACCGGGTCGGAGACCCCTTAGACCTCGTGGCGCTCGCAGAGCAGGTGCAGAAG GTATTGGAGGATGCTCGCAGAGATGCTGACTTGCACCATGTAGCTTGTAATATAGTGAAAAAACCTGGCAACATTTACTACCTTTATAAACGGGAGAGTGGTCAGCGgtatttttccattatttctcCAAAG GAATGGGGGACAGGTTGTCCACATGACTTCCTTGGTGCGTACAAGCTACAGCACGACTTGTCCTGGACTCCGTATGAGGACGCTGAGAAGCAGGATGCTAGAATCAGCATCGTGACCAAGTTGCTAAGCCAGCCAGTGGCTCTGCCTCCGAGCACTGAACCCAGCATCCAGGGCTTCACTTCCACTGAGAGTGGACTCTGA
- the C1H1orf50 gene encoding uncharacterized protein C1orf50 homolog isoform X1, with product MEDAAVVDDAAVVEDAATPGTTQGVIENQGVLSAAGALVELTPTPGGLALVSPYHTHRVGDPLDLVALAEQVQKANEFVRANATNKLTVIAEQIEHLQEQARKVLEDARRDADLHHVACNIVKKPGNIYYLYKRESGQRYFSIISPKEWGTGCPHDFLGAYKLQHDLSWTPYEDAEKQDARISIVTKLLSQPVALPPSTEPSIQGFTSTESGL from the exons ATGGAAGACGCTGCTGTCGTGGATGACGCTGCTGTCGTGGAAGACGCTGCAACGCCCGGGACGACTCAGGGAGTCATAGAAAACCAAGGAGTTCTGTCAGCGGCAG GAGCCCTAGTGGAGCTCACCCCGACCCCTGGCGGCCTGGCCCTGGTGAGCCCCTACCACACCCACCGGGTCGGAGACCCCTTAGACCTCGTGGCGCTCGCAGAGCAGGTGCAGAAG GCTAATGAATTTGTCAGAGCAAATGCCACCAATAAGCTGACAGTCATAGCCGAGCAAATCGAACATTTGCAAGAACAAGCCAGGAAA GTATTGGAGGATGCTCGCAGAGATGCTGACTTGCACCATGTAGCTTGTAATATAGTGAAAAAACCTGGCAACATTTACTACCTTTATAAACGGGAGAGTGGTCAGCGgtatttttccattatttctcCAAAG GAATGGGGGACAGGTTGTCCACATGACTTCCTTGGTGCGTACAAGCTACAGCACGACTTGTCCTGGACTCCGTATGAGGACGCTGAGAAGCAGGATGCTAGAATCAGCATCGTGACCAAGTTGCTAAGCCAGCCAGTGGCTCTGCCTCCGAGCACTGAACCCAGCATCCAGGGCTTCACTTCCACTGAGAGTGGACTCTGA